In Lycium ferocissimum isolate CSIRO_LF1 chromosome 7, AGI_CSIRO_Lferr_CH_V1, whole genome shotgun sequence, the sequence ttggaGATATATCAATTGTATTACCAAGAGCTCTTTGGAGGAACAAGAATAAAGCAAGGAAGAGTATGAACTTCATGTTGATTTCAAAATAAAGATTTGATGAAGGAAGAGAAAGTGAAGTGTGTTTGCAATGGGCGGAATATAATTGTGGAAGGTGAGATTTTATATAGTGCTGCTAGGACAATTGTTCCCCCAAATGGTGTGGGGCCGATGTCCGTCAAAATAAACTATTTATTTTTTGCCCAGGAGGTCAAAATAAACTCTTTTTTAGGGCAGAAGGTCAAGATAAATTGGAAGGGAGAACTTGTTGTCAACTGCTTTTCCAAATAATCAGGACAAATTCACCTTAGATGTGACCGTGCCCAAAAGCAAAGGTAACAAGTTCTTGTCATGTAATGAGTTCACTGcattgtttaaattttaattcacAGTTTAGGTAGTGTGACATTAAAGCCTCGAGTGAAAATTGCATGAAACCTTGCTGGCAGATTGTCTTTGTCTATGGAAAGTACAAAGAGGAGCTTAGCTAGAGCCTACGTTTGGTTCAAGATAACCAAACCGTAACACCGATCCTTGCTGGCAGTTTGTCCTTGTACTAGGTGGAGCTGTAAACAGAAAACAGCTTACGTTTAATTTGTCTGTACACAAGAAACAGACAAGTTCGAAGTTTGTCTCTTCTAATTTTAGTAAGTTTAAAATTTCTTCTCTTGTTGTTTGCATTAATGCTGAGCTATAATGAACTCCTTTCATCATTTCGAGTAGTGCCAATATTTGGCTGATAAGCGTTGTGCAGCAGAATTTGGGATTTTATGTGCGGTGGATTGTACGTAATCATTTCACATTTATTTTGTTCGGGTGAAAGAGTTGTTTTAGGAAGAAGATAACCTTCAGCAAACCTTAGTTCTGGCCCTCATCAGTAAGCACAAGACACCCAAATTTCTATTCATCGTTTGCTTAAGCATCTATCTTTCTCACTAGATGAGTACTAGGAAGAGACGGGACAAAATCATCAAAAGGTGAATGAAGAACAAGTTTCAAACGTTATAATACAACTGATGCAGCTCTTACGCAACAGGTTCATCTCAAGGCAATATATATGTGAAAATGCTCTAATCTTTCAAAAAAGGTTAAATCCAATAAATCCATAATAATTTTAAATGTACAACAAGCTCAGTATTAAGAACCTTAAAGATAGATCCATCAAGTTTAAATCTTAGATCCTCTTTTCAACAATAAGGGAGGAATCTTTGATAGAATGTGTTATATAGATTTAATATGATTGAGGTTAAAACTAGATAAAACGGAACAATCCGAAATGACTAATATGATTTATTGCATGTTTGGATAGACTTATTATAACTTATGCTTATGGCTTATAAGCATAAGCCATAAGTTGAGCATCCTCACTTATgattttttgcttatttttttttgttagtgcttaaaagcattttttttttatcttaccAAACactataaaagtgcttaaaaactattttgacttaaaaacacctaaaataagtcaatccgAAGATTTTGGCTTTGGGAGTTTACAGCTGACCTTCGGACTCTAAAGTCTCTTTTGTTCAAGAGTGGAAATGTGGAATGCTAAGCTTCCATAGATTCTTTGGAGGTCAGGCCTTAAGTTCCCCTTCTCCAGATGCGCTTTTGCTATGTTGCTTTCAATAAAATGCCCCCCTTTGcctcaaaaagaagaaaaaactgaTAATCATGTCAATTATCTTCCACTAATTTAGATTTAAGCGCAGGATTGTCTTTCCTTGTTTTCCATATGTAGAGGTTCCATGAACATAAGTAAAATAAGTAAGCTCGTGTTTTCATAAAATCCTTTTTATACATGTACTAAGTAAATGACATTAAATTGAAACAATATGATTAGTCATAGTAAGACTATAATTTCTTGTTCTGTAGTGTATGCAGATGTAAAATCTCCAACATCCTCAGTCTATTTCAAAGATGATCTTCATACAACAAGAACTAATGAAGCTAAAAACATCACAGGAAATGGGAAGGAGTTAGACCTGAGGCTGCAGGGAAGCATTCAACAATCAGAACAGGAATAACGAACCCTAGCTGGTTGTCGAAGATTAAGTTAACCAGGTGGTCCAAAATGACTATTATCCTTAAACATACGAGATTATAAGGAAATTCTGAAATCGAGCAAGCAAGTGTGGAGGAAATTCAAGTGACAACCTACGGTACGCAAGGTCGTACGAGTTCCTCTCTGCCTCAACCAAAAAGGCAAACACATTTAGCAGCAGAAGTTCAATTTTGATCACCTAATTACACTTGGTAAAGTATCAAGGGGTTAATTTATactagtcaaattatggtttatAAGCCTATATTGAAAATTGAGACGTGGTCAGCCATTAAATAAGTTGTATGAAATTAGACAGTTAACTTTGTAAATTAGTTCTCATCAGAAAACAAGGTTGGTTCCCGCTCCCAAAAATAGTCAACAATGATCAGCCAAAACACTTCAATAATTTAACATTACAGTGTATGGTATTGCAAAAACATGTATGAGAGCTTGGCGGCCTGGTGCTTTCCCAAACTTCCCAAACTTCCCACACTGTTAGCAGCAGCATGATATTGAACTACAACAGGAGGCTGGATTCAACCAATATCATCACCAAGAAAGGCTAAATGAGATCCAAGTTCTGTATACAGTGAGAGCATTTTACTTGAAGATATATTGCCAAACATTTGCCTGAACCTTTGGGAAACTAAAGGCTAACTTTTAGGCTTCAAATAatcaatcataatttgcattcAGAAATTTGAGTAATTCATTTCGTTTACTCTCTGCTTCCTTGTCCTCCTTTGTCTTGTCTAGCTTCAAGAGAATCTACAAATTAAGAACATTAAACACTATCATTCCACAATAAGAAATGAAAGTAACACAGCTTTAACGCCACCCATGTTCAAGGCGATTAATACACAAGCTAAAGGTAACAAACATTAGCAGCAACGTTTCCAAAAAAGATGAACATACCTTTTTGCCAGAGACAGCACTCCGACGGACACCATCatctttgtcacgccccaaaaacTGGATTTGGTAGATTACGCAtatgaaaaaaagaagggagaaaaaaaTTCTAAACGAGAGCTAAAAATtagtataaaaattaaaaccttAGAGAGCTGCACAGGGCCACTACTTTCCACCTTCTGCTTCTGCACATGGCTCGTATTGCCACCATAATCCACAAGCAAGTAACAAAACCAGACAGGTCATCGAGCATCCAGTCATCATGTCACAGACCACAGCTCCAAATTCGAAGAGCCGTAAAAGATAAACAGCAGAAAAAACTATAAGCATCTCATACTTTAAAAGTGCAATTGCTCACAACAACTGAAATCTAAAATGTTCATATGGGCTATGAAACTGTACTTAGTTTTATATGCTCGGAGTAATTGTGTAAAACATTTGAACATAAAATGCAGAAGTAGTTCAGCAGAATAGATGAAGACTGCTTGATCAAGAGAACAAAAACCTACCTCTTTAATTTTATGCTTGTGACGTTTTTGCCGGTGACTTTTCCCTCTCTCTTTATCCTTCTTCTACAAAGGCAACAAAAAGCTGGTAATATGTCAATATTCAAGCAAAACATGTAATTGaataaataataaccaaatcttCTCAAGCAACCACCTTTGTGGCTCTATCTTTTTGTACGTGTCTTTTTGAACTGTTGACTTCTTCACGCTCACTGTCTGAGGAACTGTCAGCAAAAGAGTTGAATTAAATGGTTACAAGGAAAATGAAAGCAGCCATCTAATTCAGAAACACTTGAGACCTCCCACTAACAGCAGGCTAGAATCAATAACAATAAGCACTTTGTGGAACACAGACATAGCATGTCCTTCTAAAAGCATGGTAAAATTGGCATCCAATTATGTACCAGAATTTTTACTATAAGTTGGAGATGCATTGTGCATGCAGTTACTATTTACTAAGatagcaatatttttttttttaataatttattatttatttatgaacTGTTTGGAGGTGGATGATTATTTACTAAGATAGCAATAAGAAGCCCTCCACAATATAACGCAATAACACAGATGAGAATGGACATATTAGTGTAAGTACTATTGAGAGGATAAAATCATGGGCTAAACAGTTTTTTAAATAGAACTTTTACTATAGGTTATATGCTTTCTACGAGTAGTTTAACCTCTAACGGTCATTTAGTTCAAAACAAAGTTATCCcaattataatcccgggatttTGGTATAAATTTTATCCTGATTTCAGCTAATACCCACAACCAAATGCAAATTTCATCTCAAATTTGATACTGGGATAGCCCCCCATAAATCCCTGTAGCCGAGCAGCCCCTAAGAGATTTATACGTTTCTAATTAGTTTTAAGTATTTGTATTAGCATAATATTGGCATTAGATGAGTGCAAATAGAGTAAAATGGTCAGTGACAATTCATATAGCCAAAGACACAACTAGTTTGGGACAAAAGCGGAGTTGTTATTGCTGCATGACTTATCGCTAACACCATTGCA encodes:
- the LOC132064307 gene encoding uncharacterized protein LOC132064307, producing MAATSSSSESSSLSSRRDRKRHRRHRKEKDKEIRKKSRSRTTKRRRTTRHSSSDTYSSSSSSSEDYSSSDSEREEVNSSKRHVQKDRATKKKDKERGKSHRQKRHKHKIKEKQKVESSGPVQLSKFLGRDKDDGVRRSAVSGKKILLKLDKTKEDKEAESKRNELLKFLNANYD